The Streptomyces sp. Je 1-332 genome has a window encoding:
- a CDS encoding MMPL family transporter, whose translation MRPNLAARLGVWSAHHRKTAILGWLLFVVLATTIGGASGMVTASDDEMGVGDSGRAAAILDEAGVEEPAGELVMVSSRSADGWRDAASDLSKALTATGETREMQAPLPSEDGKDALLRFEMKGASDDAADRVQPVLDAVQKAKDEGAGKGISVYQFGDASSERHLSDLLADDLTRAEFTAVPLALGILLVAFGAVVAALLPVGLALTACVAAFGLLSLASHQLHLFETTYSVMFLMGLAVGVDYCLFYLRRERDERAAGRDAETALRIAAATSGRAVLVSGLTVMVAMAGMFLSGLLLFKGFAVATILVVCVAMLGSVTVLPALLSALGDRINAGRIPFLNRKSKKGAHASGGIAGKLLHPVLVKPKFFAIGSAVLLLALAAPALGMKTEQLGLEKQFGSDAPLSVSFREITQEFPGGPAPAQVVVKTADADDIGSKQLRDALAAVVRDAGKGAELTVHKGAGVAEIDVPLPGDGSDAESKKALGELRDDVVPAAFDGLDADTEAYVGGDLADSEDFSDQLSKGIVPVFAFIAAVTFLLMLFSFRSVVIAVTSIGLNLLSVGAAYGVMTAVFQHGWGAELIGSEQVGAIENWMPLFVLVVLFGLSMDYHVFVVSRIREARDRGLDNRAAIHEGITRTAGAVTGAAVIMVAVFAVFGTLSMQDMQQMGVGLGVAVLLDATVVRMVLLPSLMTLLGERNWRTPRYLSWLPTISHGASVTPEQPSPRPVPSASV comes from the coding sequence ATGAGGCCAAACCTCGCGGCTCGACTCGGGGTGTGGAGCGCACACCATCGCAAGACGGCCATCCTCGGCTGGCTGCTGTTCGTCGTGCTCGCCACGACCATCGGCGGGGCCTCTGGCATGGTCACCGCGTCCGACGACGAGATGGGGGTCGGCGACTCGGGCCGGGCCGCCGCGATCCTCGACGAAGCGGGCGTCGAAGAGCCCGCCGGCGAGCTGGTCATGGTCAGCTCCAGGTCCGCGGACGGCTGGCGGGACGCGGCGAGCGACCTCTCCAAGGCGCTGACCGCGACCGGCGAGACGCGCGAGATGCAGGCGCCGCTGCCCTCAGAGGACGGCAAGGACGCGCTGCTCCGCTTCGAGATGAAGGGCGCGTCGGACGACGCGGCCGACCGCGTTCAGCCGGTGCTCGACGCGGTGCAGAAGGCGAAGGACGAGGGCGCGGGGAAGGGCATCTCCGTCTACCAGTTCGGTGACGCGAGCTCCGAGAGGCACCTCAGCGACCTGCTCGCCGACGACCTCACCAGGGCCGAGTTCACCGCGGTGCCGCTGGCCCTCGGCATTCTCCTGGTCGCCTTCGGCGCCGTGGTCGCGGCGCTCCTTCCGGTCGGGCTCGCGCTGACCGCGTGCGTGGCGGCCTTCGGCCTGCTCTCCCTCGCCAGCCACCAGCTGCACCTCTTCGAAACGACGTACTCGGTGATGTTCCTGATGGGGCTCGCGGTCGGCGTCGACTACTGCCTGTTCTACCTGCGGCGCGAACGGGACGAGCGGGCCGCGGGACGCGACGCGGAGACCGCGCTGCGGATCGCGGCGGCCACCAGCGGGCGGGCCGTCCTTGTCTCGGGCCTTACGGTGATGGTCGCGATGGCGGGCATGTTCCTGTCCGGGCTTCTGCTCTTCAAGGGCTTCGCGGTCGCCACGATCCTGGTGGTGTGCGTGGCGATGCTGGGCTCGGTGACGGTACTTCCGGCGCTGCTCTCCGCGCTCGGGGACCGGATCAACGCGGGGCGCATCCCGTTCCTGAACCGCAAGAGCAAGAAGGGCGCGCACGCGAGCGGAGGCATCGCGGGCAAGCTCCTGCACCCCGTGCTCGTCAAGCCGAAGTTCTTCGCCATCGGCTCCGCGGTCCTGCTCCTCGCGCTCGCGGCGCCGGCGCTCGGCATGAAGACCGAACAGCTGGGCCTGGAGAAGCAGTTCGGCTCCGACGCCCCGCTGTCGGTCTCCTTCCGGGAGATCACCCAGGAGTTCCCCGGCGGTCCGGCGCCCGCCCAAGTGGTCGTCAAGACGGCCGACGCGGACGACATCGGGTCGAAGCAGCTGCGGGACGCGCTGGCCGCGGTGGTCCGGGATGCGGGCAAGGGCGCCGAACTCACCGTGCACAAGGGCGCGGGCGTGGCCGAGATCGACGTACCACTGCCCGGTGACGGCAGTGACGCCGAGTCGAAGAAGGCGCTCGGCGAGCTCAGGGACGACGTGGTGCCCGCGGCCTTCGACGGCCTGGACGCGGACACGGAGGCGTACGTCGGCGGCGACCTCGCCGACTCCGAGGACTTCAGCGACCAGCTCAGCAAGGGCATCGTGCCGGTGTTCGCCTTCATCGCGGCGGTGACGTTCCTGCTGATGCTCTTCAGCTTCCGCTCGGTGGTCATCGCGGTGACGTCCATCGGCCTCAACCTCCTTTCGGTGGGCGCCGCCTACGGAGTGATGACCGCGGTCTTCCAGCACGGCTGGGGCGCGGAACTGATCGGATCCGAGCAGGTGGGAGCGATCGAGAACTGGATGCCGCTGTTCGTCCTCGTGGTCCTGTTCGGCCTGTCGATGGACTACCACGTGTTCGTGGTCTCGCGGATCCGTGAGGCGCGGGACCGTGGCCTGGACAACCGCGCGGCGATCCACGAGGGCATCACGCGGACCGCGGGCGCGGTGACCGGCGCGGCCGTGATCATGGTGGCGGTCTTCGCGGTCTTCGGCACGCTGTCCATGCAGGACATGCAGCAGATGGGCGTCGGCCTCGGCGTGGCGGTCCTGCTGGACGCGACGGTCGTACGGATGGTGCTGCTGCCGTCCCTGATGACGCTCCTGGGCGAGCGGAACTGGCGTACGCCGCGGTATCTCTCCTGGCTGCCGACGATCTCGCACGGGGCGTCTGTGACACCTGAGCAGCCCTCTCCCCGGCCGGTTCCGTCGGCCTCGGTGTAG
- a CDS encoding sensor histidine kinase — protein sequence MTRVRESVIAGARGFFLSVIMLAGSITLFVLSVLSISFITLGIGVFTTPLVLTGVRKWADLRRAQAGAWSDVHIPRPYRPLPTNLRGGVTGQVERTSLMLKDPATWRDLQWLLVDMTAGYVTVIFAPALLLYPLYGYVLALGVWKPIYDAGGGEWYGFIHVTSQGSANMAALLGTALGVVGILTSPGILRAHFLLSRTLLAPTSSMRERELARRVDRLTETRHDAVDSSAAELRRIERDLHDGAQARLVAMGMDLGTIEAMIEKDPAKAKEMIAKARQNSGEALTELRDLVRGIHPPVLAERGLGDAVKALALRLPVRTDVDVELFGRADEPVESAAYFAVSEALTNTIKHAGADRVWVDIHHAEGMLRIAVTDDGKGGATIGAGSGLSGIERRLGTFDGVLAVSSPAGGPTMVTMEIPCELS from the coding sequence ATGACGAGGGTCCGTGAATCCGTGATCGCGGGAGCCCGTGGGTTCTTCCTGTCGGTCATCATGCTCGCCGGTTCGATCACCCTCTTCGTGCTGTCGGTCCTGTCCATTTCCTTCATCACGCTGGGGATCGGCGTCTTCACGACTCCGCTGGTACTGACCGGCGTACGCAAGTGGGCCGACCTGCGCCGCGCCCAGGCCGGCGCGTGGTCGGACGTACACATCCCGCGTCCCTACCGCCCCCTCCCCACCAACCTGCGCGGTGGCGTCACCGGGCAGGTGGAGCGCACCTCGCTGATGCTGAAGGACCCGGCGACCTGGCGGGATCTGCAGTGGCTCCTCGTCGACATGACGGCCGGGTACGTGACGGTGATCTTCGCGCCGGCGCTGCTGCTCTACCCGCTGTACGGCTACGTCCTCGCGCTCGGCGTCTGGAAGCCGATCTACGACGCGGGCGGCGGCGAGTGGTACGGCTTCATCCACGTCACCTCGCAGGGCTCCGCCAACATGGCGGCCCTGCTCGGCACCGCGCTCGGCGTCGTCGGCATCCTCACCAGTCCGGGCATCCTCCGCGCCCACTTCCTCCTGAGCCGCACGCTGCTCGCGCCCACCTCCTCCATGCGGGAGCGTGAACTGGCCCGGCGCGTCGACCGGTTGACCGAGACCCGGCACGACGCCGTGGACTCCTCCGCCGCCGAGCTGCGCCGCATCGAGCGCGACCTGCACGACGGGGCGCAGGCCCGCCTGGTCGCGATGGGCATGGACCTCGGCACCATCGAGGCGATGATCGAGAAGGACCCGGCGAAGGCCAAGGAAATGATCGCCAAGGCCCGGCAGAACTCCGGCGAGGCACTGACCGAACTGCGCGACCTGGTCCGCGGCATCCACCCGCCGGTGCTCGCCGAGCGCGGACTCGGCGACGCGGTGAAGGCCCTGGCGCTGCGGCTTCCGGTACGGACCGATGTGGACGTGGAGCTGTTCGGCCGGGCCGACGAGCCGGTGGAGTCGGCGGCGTACTTCGCGGTGAGCGAGGCACTGACCAACACCATCAAGCACGCGGGCGCGGACCGCGTCTGGGTGGACATCCACCACGCGGAGGGCATGCTGCGCATCGCGGTCACCGACGACGGCAAGGGCGGCGCGACCATCGGGGCGGGGTCCGGGCTGAGCGGGATCGAACGCCGACTCGGTACATTCGACGGCGTACTGGCCGTCAGCAGTCCCGCGGGCGGCCCGACCATGGTGACCATGGAGATCCCTTGCGAGTTGTCCTAG
- a CDS encoding response regulator transcription factor — MRVVLAEDLFLLRDGLVRMLEAFDFEIAAAVETGPELTKALAELEPDVAVVDVRLPPSHTDEGLQCALAARRARPGLPVLVLSQHVEQLYARELLADGNGGVGYLLKDRVFDADQFIDAVRRVAAGGTAMDPQVIQQLLSRRSADQPMGKLTPREREVLELMAQGRSNAAIAAELVVTERAIAKHTSNIFGKLDLSVSDDDNRRVLAVLAYLDQGR; from the coding sequence TTGCGAGTTGTCCTAGCCGAAGATCTCTTCCTGCTGCGTGACGGCCTGGTCCGGATGCTGGAGGCATTCGACTTCGAGATCGCCGCAGCGGTCGAGACCGGGCCCGAACTCACCAAGGCCCTGGCCGAGTTGGAGCCGGACGTCGCCGTCGTGGACGTCCGGCTTCCGCCGTCCCACACGGACGAGGGACTGCAGTGCGCGCTCGCCGCGCGGCGGGCACGGCCGGGACTGCCCGTGCTCGTGCTCTCGCAGCACGTGGAGCAGCTGTACGCGCGCGAGCTGCTCGCAGACGGGAACGGCGGGGTCGGCTATCTCCTCAAGGACCGGGTCTTCGACGCCGACCAGTTCATCGACGCCGTACGCCGGGTCGCGGCGGGCGGCACCGCGATGGACCCGCAGGTGATCCAGCAGCTGCTGTCGCGCCGTTCGGCGGACCAGCCGATGGGCAAGCTGACGCCGCGCGAGCGCGAGGTGCTCGAACTCATGGCGCAGGGACGGTCGAACGCGGCGATCGCCGCGGAACTCGTCGTGACGGAGCGGGCGATCGCCAAGCACACGTCCAACATCTTCGGGAAACTGGACCTTTCGGTCTCGGACGACGACAACCGGCGCGTTCTCGCCGTACTCGCCTATCTGGACCAAGGGCGCTGA
- a CDS encoding DUF1996 domain-containing protein has protein sequence MGRTPRRTSRKRSKLAGRAIAASAALILGGGGMVAVNVYANAGESSGSPSARTQAGEQGGGPGVGMATISCPDVGTQLSDVPDGAREDVDRRLAELDSQITAAYEKFADARNTEQAEAVLDPLEEQRRPTIEGIGSSIDQAGGQPPQGIDGMAPCTMRADDSAGQQQPPQEEGDGGDGQQPPQDGGGQEQPPGDGGEQEQPPGQQNGNGPEAADFVDINSVQPNVNRPDQQRGASRGSFTTKCGTNENGKFNPDNVIAAPGVSNGAHHMHDYVGNQATDAFSGDDDLANGDTTCRNQGDKSTYYWPVLRLQNGQDENDADADGGGKDQNVGQIQTPTSVTLKFAGNPTGKVVAMPRFLRIITGDAKSLTNGDANANASWSCTGFEDRQLKDKYPICPEGSQVVRTFNFQSCWDGQNTDSANHRTHVAFADEESGACPQGFKAIPQLVQRIVYDVPPGPGFAVDSFPEQLHKPVTDHGDFINVFDEGLMNRMAKCINSGQRCN, from the coding sequence ATGGGACGCACACCACGACGCACATCACGAAAACGATCAAAACTCGCCGGGCGCGCGATCGCCGCCTCGGCGGCGCTAATCCTGGGCGGCGGCGGAATGGTCGCGGTGAATGTCTACGCGAACGCCGGCGAAAGCTCCGGTTCACCGTCCGCCAGAACCCAGGCCGGCGAGCAGGGCGGCGGTCCGGGGGTGGGAATGGCCACCATCAGCTGCCCGGACGTCGGCACCCAGCTCTCGGACGTGCCGGACGGCGCCCGCGAGGACGTGGACCGGCGGCTCGCGGAGCTGGACAGCCAGATCACCGCCGCGTACGAGAAGTTCGCCGACGCGCGGAACACCGAGCAGGCCGAGGCCGTGCTCGACCCCCTGGAGGAGCAGCGGCGGCCGACCATCGAGGGCATCGGCTCGTCGATCGACCAGGCGGGCGGACAGCCGCCCCAGGGGATCGACGGCATGGCCCCGTGCACCATGCGGGCCGACGACTCGGCCGGGCAGCAGCAGCCTCCGCAGGAGGAGGGCGACGGGGGCGACGGGCAGCAGCCTCCACAGGACGGCGGCGGCCAGGAGCAGCCCCCGGGTGACGGCGGCGAACAGGAGCAGCCGCCGGGCCAGCAGAACGGCAACGGGCCCGAGGCCGCCGACTTCGTCGACATCAACTCCGTCCAGCCCAACGTCAACCGCCCCGACCAGCAGCGCGGCGCCTCGCGCGGCAGCTTCACCACGAAATGCGGGACCAACGAGAACGGCAAGTTCAATCCGGACAATGTCATCGCGGCGCCCGGCGTGAGCAATGGCGCACACCATATGCACGATTACGTCGGAAATCAGGCCACGGACGCTTTCTCCGGTGACGACGATCTCGCGAACGGCGACACCACGTGCCGGAACCAAGGGGACAAGTCCACCTACTACTGGCCGGTCCTGAGGCTGCAGAACGGGCAGGACGAGAACGACGCCGACGCGGACGGCGGCGGAAAGGACCAGAACGTCGGCCAGATCCAGACACCGACCTCGGTCACGCTGAAATTCGCCGGGAATCCGACGGGCAAGGTCGTCGCGATGCCGCGCTTCCTGCGCATCATCACCGGCGACGCCAAGTCGCTGACCAACGGTGACGCGAACGCCAACGCGTCCTGGAGCTGCACCGGCTTCGAGGACCGCCAGCTGAAGGACAAGTACCCGATCTGCCCCGAGGGCAGCCAGGTCGTCCGGACGTTCAACTTCCAGAGCTGCTGGGACGGCCAGAACACCGACAGCGCCAACCACCGTACGCACGTGGCCTTCGCCGACGAGGAGAGCGGCGCCTGCCCGCAGGGGTTCAAGGCCATCCCGCAGCTGGTCCAGCGCATCGTGTACGACGTCCCGCCGGGCCCGGGGTTCGCCGTCGACTCGTTCCCCGAGCAGCTGCACAAGCCCGTCACCGACCACGGTGACTTCATCAACGTCTTCGACGAAGGGCTGATGAACCGCATGGCCAAGTGCATCAACAGCGGCCAGCGCTGCAACTGA
- a CDS encoding alpha-N-acetylglucosaminidase — translation MTDPSRRSLLGTAGAVGLGAAVSGVAVPSHAAERPVQGPALALDTDSARSALNRLLPHHAEQFRLRLVPAKGGADRFRVSGTTGRVDVSGTTPAVLLTGVHWYLKYVCGAHIAWNGSQLDLPRRLPAPSRPLERSTSLPHRFALNDTNDGYTAPYADWAYWERMIDVLALHGCNEVLVIAGAEAVYHRVLQDFGYSDAEARAWLPAPSHQAWWLLQNLSGYGGPLSPEVIADRADLGRKIVGQLRSLGMAPVLPGYYGHVPDGFVARNGGDARVVPQGTWHGFKRPDWLDPRTASFAKVAASFYRHQEQLFGAADHFKMDLLHEGGTAGDVPVPDAARGVETALRTARPGATWVILGWQENPLPELLDAIDRRRMLIVDGVSDRYASVTDREKDWGGTPYAFGTIPNFGGRTTIGARAHIWNEKFFAWRDKGGSALSGTAFMPEATDRDPAAFELFSELAWSSSKLDLKSWFDGYAGFRYGGRDSDARGAWRALHDTAYRHTAIERSDPHDSLFAARPDLAANRAAEYAPSALTYDPGRFDAAFAGLLGVRGALRGSAAYRYDLVDVARQALAHRSRQLLPQLRAAYGRRDADTFRALSTLWLRLMRLSDEVTGTNSAFLLGPWVASARRMGTSEAERAEFERTAKVLITVWGDRATSDAGKLHEYGNREWAGLMADFYVPRWQKWLDELADALAAGREPRAVDWFAVEEPWTRERKDYPLRGTGDPYRTAARVRDVLARAPYQGSLEVVADPQSLPPGGHARLEAAFRNVNGLRATGRVDFRLTGLDAEPSGPVSLPRVAPAGTGKVAWRVNAPGTPLDRPLRPLPYEITVRYGPAGERRIEAVHEGELFEAGPVGPGWHRYTNNAAVFGELDDRYAINGAGADLWKGTTEFGTLYRQGALRDGVTVTVRVDSQAVTGPWARAGLIARNALGAPGSPGFANLAITPSNGVVLSYDTNGDGTLDTYKRVTAIKAPVLLRLTRQDETLTGSFSTDAGASWQVVASVPVAGVAAAQDVGMFMSATNGGDGERGTVEFSGWGVS, via the coding sequence ATGACCGATCCGTCCCGACGTTCCCTGCTCGGCACCGCCGGGGCCGTCGGCCTCGGTGCCGCCGTCAGCGGGGTGGCGGTTCCGTCCCACGCCGCCGAGAGGCCCGTCCAGGGCCCCGCCCTCGCCCTCGATACGGATTCCGCGCGCTCAGCACTCAACAGACTCCTGCCGCATCACGCGGAACAGTTCCGTCTCAGACTCGTCCCCGCGAAGGGCGGCGCGGACCGTTTCCGGGTTTCGGGCACGACGGGGCGCGTCGATGTGTCCGGTACGACGCCCGCGGTGCTGCTCACCGGGGTCCACTGGTATCTGAAGTACGTCTGCGGGGCCCATATCGCCTGGAACGGCAGCCAGTTGGATCTGCCGCGCAGGCTGCCCGCGCCCTCGCGCCCGCTGGAGCGGTCCACATCGCTTCCGCACCGGTTCGCCCTGAACGACACGAACGACGGGTACACCGCGCCGTACGCCGACTGGGCGTACTGGGAGCGGATGATCGACGTACTCGCCCTGCACGGCTGCAACGAGGTCCTGGTGATCGCGGGGGCGGAGGCCGTCTACCACCGGGTACTCCAGGACTTCGGCTACAGCGACGCCGAGGCGCGCGCGTGGCTGCCGGCCCCCTCGCACCAGGCGTGGTGGCTGCTGCAGAACCTGTCCGGTTACGGGGGCCCACTGTCCCCCGAAGTCATCGCGGACCGGGCGGACTTGGGTCGCAAAATCGTGGGACAACTGCGTTCGCTGGGGATGGCGCCGGTGCTGCCCGGCTACTACGGGCACGTGCCCGACGGGTTCGTGGCACGCAACGGCGGGGACGCGCGGGTGGTGCCGCAGGGCACCTGGCACGGGTTCAAGCGGCCCGACTGGCTCGACCCGAGGACCGCGTCCTTCGCGAAGGTCGCCGCTTCCTTCTACCGGCACCAGGAGCAGCTCTTCGGGGCGGCCGACCACTTCAAGATGGACCTGCTGCACGAGGGCGGTACCGCGGGGGACGTCCCGGTGCCGGACGCGGCGCGCGGTGTCGAGACGGCCCTGCGCACGGCGCGGCCGGGCGCGACCTGGGTGATCCTCGGCTGGCAGGAGAATCCGCTGCCCGAGCTGCTCGACGCGATCGACCGGCGGCGGATGCTGATCGTGGACGGGGTCTCCGACCGGTACGCGAGCGTCACCGACCGCGAGAAGGACTGGGGCGGCACGCCCTACGCGTTCGGGACCATCCCGAACTTCGGGGGCCGCACGACGATCGGCGCCCGCGCGCACATCTGGAACGAGAAGTTCTTCGCGTGGCGGGACAAGGGCGGCAGCGCGCTTTCGGGCACGGCCTTCATGCCGGAGGCGACGGACCGGGACCCGGCCGCGTTCGAGCTCTTCTCCGAACTCGCCTGGTCCAGCTCGAAGTTGGACCTGAAGTCGTGGTTCGACGGGTACGCGGGCTTCCGCTACGGCGGCCGCGACTCCGACGCGCGCGGGGCGTGGCGGGCGTTGCACGACACCGCATATCGGCACACCGCCATCGAGCGCAGTGACCCGCACGACTCACTCTTCGCGGCCCGCCCCGACCTGGCTGCGAACCGCGCCGCCGAGTACGCGCCGAGCGCCCTGACGTACGACCCGGGCCGCTTCGACGCGGCGTTCGCTGGGCTGCTCGGGGTGCGGGGGGCGCTGCGGGGCAGCGCCGCGTACCGGTACGACCTGGTGGACGTGGCCCGGCAGGCGCTCGCGCACCGGAGCCGGCAGTTGCTGCCGCAGCTTCGGGCGGCGTACGGGCGCCGGGACGCGGACACGTTCCGCGCGCTGTCGACGCTGTGGCTGCGGCTGATGCGGCTCTCGGACGAGGTGACCGGCACCAACTCCGCGTTCCTGCTGGGCCCTTGGGTGGCGTCGGCGCGGCGGATGGGCACGAGTGAGGCCGAACGGGCGGAGTTCGAGCGGACCGCGAAGGTGCTGATCACGGTATGGGGCGACCGGGCGACGTCCGACGCCGGGAAGCTGCACGAGTACGGGAACCGCGAATGGGCGGGCCTGATGGCCGACTTCTACGTCCCCCGCTGGCAGAAGTGGCTCGACGAGCTGGCCGACGCGTTGGCCGCGGGGCGTGAGCCGCGGGCGGTGGACTGGTTCGCGGTGGAGGAGCCGTGGACCCGGGAGCGCAAGGACTACCCCCTGCGGGGAACCGGCGACCCGTACCGCACGGCTGCACGGGTACGTGACGTGCTGGCCCGAGCTCCCTACCAGGGGTCCCTGGAGGTCGTCGCCGACCCGCAGTCGCTGCCGCCCGGCGGTCACGCACGTCTGGAGGCGGCCTTCCGCAACGTCAACGGCCTGCGGGCCACGGGCCGCGTCGACTTCCGGCTGACGGGGCTCGACGCGGAGCCTTCCGGCCCTGTGTCACTGCCCCGCGTCGCCCCCGCGGGCACGGGAAAGGTGGCGTGGCGCGTGAACGCACCGGGAACGCCGCTGGACCGTCCGTTGCGGCCGCTTCCGTACGAGATCACTGTGCGGTACGGCCCTGCGGGCGAGCGGAGGATCGAGGCCGTGCACGAGGGGGAGCTGTTCGAGGCGGGCCCGGTGGGGCCGGGCTGGCACCGCTACACCAACAACGCGGCGGTCTTCGGTGAGTTGGACGACCGCTACGCGATCAACGGAGCGGGCGCGGACCTGTGGAAGGGCACGACGGAGTTCGGCACGCTGTACCGGCAGGGCGCGCTGCGGGACGGGGTCACGGTGACGGTCAGGGTGGATTCCCAGGCGGTGACGGGCCCTTGGGCGAGGGCGGGCCTCATCGCACGCAACGCGCTGGGGGCCCCCGGCTCCCCCGGCTTCGCCAACTTGGCGATCACGCCCTCGAACGGGGTGGTCCTCTCCTACGACACGAACGGCGACGGAACCCTGGACACGTACAAGCGCGTCACGGCGATCAAGGCACCGGTGCTGCTGCGCCTGACACGGCAGGACGAAACGCTCACGGGTTCCTTCTCGACGGACGCCGGGGCCAGTTGGCAGGTGGTGGCGAGTGTGCCGGTGGCGGGGGTCGCGGCGGCGCAGGACGTGGGGATGTTCATGAGCGCGACCAATGGGGGGGACGGGGAGCGGGGGACGGTGGAGTTCAGTGGGTGGGGGGTGTCTTGA
- a CDS encoding ABC transporter permease — protein MLNAYRIELRRSPLLIAVPVLIAVDLLVLFGRSRYWIGVWPEASVAAQIVTLFLGPVLAGVSAWQAGRSSRAGMPEFLLGAARPGWRIEAARLSATLTLGFLAYATGCLTAAAVSLGDAGPGFLWPSYLVLGASTLIIFASVGHLAGRWWPSPAFTPIVCALGCFISMLSLPFKFNVLAGPPDTYLRPLPVAVRLLCALALATLAVTAPPLSRKRAERQMPRREMPRHVRAVAVGSVVLSLTALAAAPAAGELKVERPASAITPLCDRSDENAPRVCVWPEHRKYLPELTRMAQRLDQLTRTTDTRIKAPKEFHEFGLQRTDLGDRGFDIAEGHVRTAAIAMADQVFTESFGSCSPPPRERRAWQAMDNIHLWLEYRAVGQDPAVADEGLHVEGVGNAQREATKASRLPSAEQQAWVTQEHSHLLRESSWCKPDDWP, from the coding sequence ATGCTGAACGCCTACCGCATCGAATTGCGACGCTCCCCCCTGCTCATCGCCGTGCCCGTGCTGATCGCCGTGGACCTGCTGGTGCTCTTCGGGCGGTCCCGGTACTGGATCGGCGTGTGGCCCGAGGCCAGCGTGGCGGCACAGATCGTCACACTCTTCCTGGGGCCTGTTCTCGCCGGTGTCTCCGCCTGGCAGGCCGGACGGTCCTCCCGAGCGGGGATGCCCGAGTTCCTTCTCGGGGCCGCCCGGCCGGGCTGGCGGATCGAGGCCGCCAGGCTCTCCGCCACCCTCACGCTCGGATTCCTCGCGTACGCGACCGGGTGCCTCACTGCCGCAGCCGTCTCGCTGGGCGACGCCGGACCAGGCTTCTTGTGGCCGTCCTACCTGGTGCTCGGCGCCTCGACGCTGATCATCTTCGCGTCCGTGGGACATCTGGCCGGCCGCTGGTGGCCTTCGCCCGCATTCACACCCATCGTGTGCGCACTGGGCTGTTTCATCAGCATGCTGTCCCTGCCTTTCAAGTTCAATGTCCTCGCAGGCCCCCCGGACACCTATCTGCGCCCGCTGCCGGTCGCTGTTCGCCTGCTGTGCGCACTCGCCCTTGCAACGCTGGCGGTGACAGCACCGCCACTGAGCCGAAAAAGAGCCGAGCGCCAGATGCCGCGTCGGGAAATGCCACGACACGTACGTGCAGTCGCCGTCGGGTCGGTAGTCCTTTCCCTCACCGCGTTGGCTGCAGCTCCTGCCGCCGGTGAACTGAAAGTGGAGCGGCCGGCTTCGGCGATTACTCCGCTGTGTGACCGGTCCGACGAGAACGCTCCTCGAGTGTGCGTCTGGCCCGAGCACAGAAAGTACCTGCCGGAACTGACGCGCATGGCCCAGCGCCTTGATCAGCTCACTCGGACCACTGACACCCGGATCAAGGCGCCCAAGGAGTTCCACGAGTTCGGACTGCAGCGAACCGATCTGGGAGACCGAGGGTTCGACATCGCTGAAGGGCACGTACGTACGGCCGCGATTGCCATGGCCGACCAGGTGTTCACTGAATCGTTCGGCAGTTGCAGCCCCCCTCCAAGGGAGCGCCGGGCGTGGCAGGCTATGGACAACATCCACCTATGGCTCGAATACCGGGCCGTGGGCCAAGACCCCGCTGTCGCCGACGAGGGCCTGCACGTAGAAGGGGTTGGCAACGCCCAGCGCGAAGCAACCAAGGCTTCACGGTTGCCCTCGGCTGAGCAGCAGGCCTGGGTCACTCAGGAGCATAGCCACCTTCTTCGTGAAAGCTCTTGGTGCAAGCCTGATGACTGGCCCTGA
- a CDS encoding ATP-binding cassette domain-containing protein, with the protein MTALTQGYRGRRIIEDLDLSIQPGVTGLLGPNGAGKTTLFRTLATIAPPQSGELELFGEPITTERTARQVRRRIGYLPQDFGFYPAFSITDFVRYSAWLREVPSRKAESATREALAAVDLTDRARDRMKTLSGGMLRRAGIAAAIVGSPSLLLLDEPTVGLDPAQRLDFRQLIRSLAHAGAAIVLSTHLVEDVGAACDTVLVLSEGQVVHSGTPQQLADRATPTVPGDSPLERGYMTVLGTRGSAEGAAC; encoded by the coding sequence TTGACGGCCCTCACGCAGGGCTACCGCGGCCGACGCATCATCGAGGATCTCGACCTGTCCATCCAGCCAGGTGTCACCGGATTGCTGGGCCCCAACGGAGCAGGAAAAACGACGCTGTTCCGTACTCTCGCGACCATCGCGCCGCCGCAGAGCGGGGAACTGGAGCTGTTCGGCGAGCCCATCACCACCGAACGAACAGCCCGGCAAGTGCGTCGTCGCATCGGTTACCTCCCGCAGGACTTCGGCTTCTACCCGGCCTTCTCCATCACCGATTTCGTCCGCTACTCTGCGTGGCTGCGTGAAGTCCCCTCCAGGAAAGCCGAGTCGGCAACCAGGGAGGCGCTGGCTGCCGTCGATCTGACCGACCGGGCCCGCGACCGCATGAAGACACTTTCCGGCGGCATGCTTCGTCGTGCCGGGATCGCCGCAGCCATCGTCGGTTCCCCTTCCCTGCTCCTCCTCGACGAGCCCACCGTCGGACTCGACCCCGCGCAGCGCCTCGACTTTCGTCAGCTCATTCGCTCCCTCGCCCATGCGGGGGCTGCCATTGTGCTCAGCACGCACCTCGTCGAGGACGTGGGCGCTGCCTGTGACACCGTGCTCGTGCTGAGCGAGGGCCAGGTGGTACACAGCGGAACACCCCAGCAACTGGCAGACCGCGCCACACCGACAGTTCCAGGTGACAGCCCTCTGGAGCGCGGCTACATGACTGTTCTAGGAACCCGCGGGTCGGCCGAGGGGGCCGCATGCTGA